In Euphorbia lathyris chromosome 10, ddEupLath1.1, whole genome shotgun sequence, a single genomic region encodes these proteins:
- the LOC136209991 gene encoding uncharacterized protein isoform X2: protein MSLLPESDTTLTLALPSHSRFSEEIRMKKYYDSKFSAQDYPVFTQVACTKKTARKSTGGKAPRKQLTTKYSPPTTFDNVFNNIYEYIDHIFSIMELLQGPK, encoded by the exons ATGTCACTGCTGCCGGAATCTGACACAACGCTCACCTTAGCATTGCCCAGCCACTCCCGATTTTCAGAGGAGATCAGAATGAAAAAATACTACGATTCAAAG TTTTCTGCTCAGGATTATCCGGTCTTCACTCAG GTGGCTTGTACTAAGAAAACTGCTCGTAAATCCACTGGTGGTAAGGCTCCCAGGAAGCAGCTCACAACAAAG TATTCACCACCAACTACATTTGATAATGTGTTCAACAACATCTATGAATATATTGATCATATATTTAGCATT ATGGAGTTGCTCCAAGGGCCAAAATGA
- the LOC136209991 gene encoding uncharacterized protein isoform X1 — MEIRTVLQILISLLLPLFLTLFLSFLLRIIRSSLRWLVLRKLLVNPLVVRLPGSSSQQSIHHQLHLIMCSTTSMNILIIYLALWSCSKGQNESAKMQKVSRS; from the exons ATGGAAATAAGAACAGTCCTGCAAATCTtaatttctcttcttcttcccctcTTTCTCACTTTGTTTCTCAGTTTTCTGCTCAGGATTATCCGGTCTTCACTCAG GTGGCTTGTACTAAGAAAACTGCTCGTAAATCCACTGGTGGTAAGGCTCCCAGGAAGCAGCTCACAACAAAG TATTCACCACCAACTACATTTGATAATGTGTTCAACAACATCTATGAATATATTGATCATATATTTAGCATT ATGGAGTTGCTCCAAGGGCCAAAATGAATCAGCAAAGATGCAGAAGGTTTCGCGGAGCTAA